In Miscanthus floridulus cultivar M001 chromosome 8, ASM1932011v1, whole genome shotgun sequence, the sequence ACCGAATTAATTTCCCTACCCAATCATACGTGAGATTGCTAAACACTTGGCTCAGAAGACGACAATACTGTAATGAAGTAGAAGTAAGCTCCTCGAGATCCCACCTTCCATAGCCTAATGAATTTCACTCTCTATAACAGCAAGCGTACCAAGAAAAGCTCAAAGCTTCCACACTAATCAGGTACGTATGACAAAAGCCCAAGCCTTTTTTACCTGCGATGAAGTAGCGCGCGAAGTTGGCCTCGACGGCGGATGGGGGAGACGCCGGGAGGTCGGCGGCGTCGGGGGCGACGAGGGCCCGGGTCTCGTCGTCGAGGGCGGCTTCCCGCAGGGAGGAGGGTCTGTGGAGTGGCGGCGCCTCCATGGATACAGCTTCCTCCGCCATCAGTGGGGCCCTCGGTCCTGGCCGGTGACTGTCGATGCGGTgcagaagcagaagcagaagcTCCTCTTCTCGATCGTTGGCGGCGGCGGGACGCCGGGACGAGTCGGGACTGGAGAGCGAGAGAGGGATGGGAGCAGCTGGGCCGTTACGCCGGTGACGAGTGCAATTGAGGCGGGCGGGCATCGAGGAAGCTGGAAGCGTGGGCTTGGGCTGCCGTTACGGCCCAAGTGATGACTGATGGCTTCGTTTGATTGGCCTCTGTTTTTTTTATATACAACAGCCTCTCTGTTTGCTTCAGCGAGGAGAACCGAGTCTCATACGATTAGGCCGCATATCTACCATCTACCATACTCCTTATTTTCGTAGTATACCACTTCTTGCTTCTCATGAGGCCATGTCGACGTTTAGTGCAGGCCGTCCGATCTGCGATGGAAATTAGCCATGTCGACGTTGAGTGCAGGCCGTCCGATCTGCGATGGAAACAATCCACTCATCCGTCTTCTTTTTCCACCTCCAACGATAGACGCCCGGTTTATTTAGCTAATAAGCCGAAAGTACTGTTTATTAATTTGTTGTGCTGAAAAACTACGGCCAAGCGAAGAAGAATCGGCAAGCCTCTCGCTGCTGCTCTAGGGTCAGGAGGCAGGGCACATCTGCTCGGAGGCGACAGTGTGTAGGTGCGGCTTCGGGGTTTCCAGCGTGCGGCGGCGTCCGGTGTCCGGCCCCTCGGGCACGGTAGCTGACGCGTGACAGTGCCGGCTGCGTCGGGCGGCGGCTCTCCTCCCGTCCTCTGTTCCTCCCAGTCCTGATGGCGCGGTGTTTGGAAGACAGAGCGAGAGGTAAAGATGAGGAGCTTGGTGAACTAAATaagggagaggaagaagggaaGACATATATATAAGAGataaaagaagagaagaaaacaaataacagaagaaggaaagaaaagaaagaaatagaAGAGGCTTAGCTCGGCAGGCGTGTGAACTACCCTTAGctcaacaaaataaaaaaaaatattatagtCATTTTACTGTTTGAACAATTAGAAAATCCGTTTATCAAACGTTTTTCTAATTAGAGAAACTGAAGAAAAAAAGGATCCACAGCTGAAATTGTTTTGGTTGAGCTCTATCAAGGGTCCTAACTTCTGAACGCGACTGTAGCATAGAGTTGGGTTGCCACAATTATTGATCTTTGGAAATGGCCGTGCTAGCTACGTCTCCTTCCGTACGAAGTCATTTCttgttatatctatatatatcgaACAAAATACAATCTCGGAACACAGCAGATGTGCGACCCAATCTCGCGGGCAGGCACGCCGTGCGCGTCAGACGGTAGGAGACGGCGACCAGCTGCGGGGCGCGCCGGCAGGCGTGGAGGCCGAGGCACCACGATTCGACGAAACGGAAGCTCCATCCTCCATTGCTCACAGCAGGCAGGAAAGCAATCTGGTACGCACGCCACATATTATTACTTGTTGCAAGTTCTCGTGGTCTCGGAAGATAGCTACTCGGGAAGTCTGAACTCATCGCTGCGACCACCACCACGCAAGCCTCCATCATCCATAGACGCTCTAATCCGTCGACAGGAACATTTTACGGTTTTCGTTTAGGTCTCGCAACCTCATCGTCCACCTGGCGATAGTAAGTCCCGACCCCTGCTCACTTGTCCACGGCCAATACAAATCATCCTTCACTTAGCTTATGTGTCCGCTTTCTGTCCGATTCTAATATTAGATCCACGTGTCCGTGTTCAATAtaatttttattattttctacaaatctgcCGCTGTAGATGTCAACAAAAATCTCGTGTTCGTTCATTTATTTATTGAAGccaacaaaaataaaaaatttaaaagggagagaagaaaaaataaagaaaTCAGAAACTTCGAAAGAAACTGCGAAAAAACGGCCCAGAAGAAGGCCGCCCATGCGGGTGCgctctattttttaaaatttgtttTACGCCGTCACTGCATAACGTGTATTCCCCTTCTGTCCGTTGCATCCCTACTCATGCATTCTGTCTGCCTCCCTCGCCCCCTCTCACTCTCCGACGACTGGTGGGCCGCCGCCGCCCTAAGCCAGGTGGTGAGGCTTTAGTTGgtctcttcgccggcgacgagcacccactaGGTACtcccaccccttctcttcccttcccttcAAGCTGAGCACCGAAACCCTAACCTAAAGCTATTTAATTGACAAGCCTCCTAACTTCGAAGTTTTTGCAAAAATTATTAggtgtacatgtgtacacccatgtcccttttactggatccgcccctggcagGACGCCAAGGAGCGGTGCGCTATGGAGAACTACGGTGGAGATGCGACTGCAAGTTATTTTAAGTGAGCGATTAAGCTGCGGAAGCTGGAAGCAGCACAATCGTGATAAAATTAAGATGTTGTTGCGTCAATTGGAGCTTCAAACATTTGAAAAAGAGCACGATTCCTGCCCTCCTAGCTGCGGGGTCTGTGCAGAAACGTGTGAATGTACTATCTACCGACTACCATTAAATCAATCATCCGAACCGAATGCCACTATATATGCCCATCTGTTTGAATCTGTAACCCCGTCACTCTTTAACATGTTATACAATGGCACGTTTAACTGGATAGGACGCATGAGAAACCAAAACCTCGTTTTACAGGTGCTTTCACTAGTGATTGTGGAGGAGAGGGTGACAGACCCCTTCGTTTTAGGTGCCTGAAGAGCGCGAAGGAGCTAGCTAAGGCGAAGGCAAAGGTGAAGGAGAGGGCAAATCTGATGGTGAAGCTGGCTGAtgctaagaagaagaaagaggcgaAGCTGGCTGAtgctaagaagaagaaagaggctgAGCTAGCTGAtgctaagaagaagaaagatgctaAGCTGGCTATTATGAAGAAGACTGAGGAGGAAATGATGCCGGATGATGGAAATCAGGATCTTCTGGAGCCTAACCTCACATGGGAGCAGAAGGTGGTGAATATTCTTCAAATGGTTTGCTGCCGAGAGCTCATTGAATACAACCACAAGCTGGGTTTTCTGCTCCTACCCCACTTTTGGGCATTCAACATAGCCTTCTTTGACCTGGACAAAGAGTGTGAGTAGATTTGTGATCATTTTCATTTATCAAACATGCTCGCCTCCACTAAGTACACGCATCAATACACAAGCAACATCTTGATGCACCATCCTTAGTAATTTGTTCATCGCATGTGTTGATGGATGTACGTGTATAAAATCGTATTGTTGGTTTGATTTTCGTATTGTGTGCCTCACAAACCGATCCACAAGATCTCTTCCCCTCGTCATCATTAGTTGGTTGACTCTGTCAATGTCATTGCAATCAAGGTTGCCGAGTTTGACAGGGTTTATCCGATTAGCGTATTTGATACTGTTTTGGCAAGGGACGAGTACAACTACAGATGTGTCTATTTGTTCAAGTGTGGCTGGGATGATGTGTCTATTTGTTCAAGCGTGGAAGGGATGATCCCAAGTAATAACCTCGAAGGTATGTATCCAGTTCATTCCTCTGTTTACTGATAAATCAAAATATCATTATCCTTGCCTTTACAATCCACTATGGTATACACTCCACCTTAAATCACATTTCCATATTGCTATGAACTGTTTTATTATTGTTTTGAGATAGTTTGTCTAGTGTTCTCTTCTAAGGTTGGCACATTATGAAGTGAAATGCAGACAGTTGAGTTCCATAAGGTCTGCTAAAATGTACAGTTCATTTTGTCCACACGTAACATTACTTGCAAGAGCAGTGCCGACCCTCGTGAAACCAGGGTTAAATATCCTATAGTTGCCAGCTCCTTGCCAGGGAAATTCCTAATACCAGGTGTTAAACCATGTTGTATAAGAGAGAGAAGTATAAGAGATTTAAATTTTGGTGTAGGTGGAGGAACCACCCTTCCTCTTATCCCCTGTGCTCTATTTATAAGGGAAGTGGGAGAAGCCAATCTTCCTCTCTACCACTTTAGGTTACAAATTACATAGAGGTCCATGCCCTTTAATTATAGTTTGGGCCTTTGGACTTTTTTATAAGGAAGGGGTAGGCCTAGCCGTACTCACCCTCAATAGTAGCCTCCTAGCCACTAGGTTTTGGAAGTAGTGGAACTAGGGGTAGCTCTATGTAGCCGAAGTAATCATAGTAGTGGAAGTAGTCGTACTGGTTGTCATAGTCATCGAAGGGAGACGATATAGGAGTTATCACCGAAGGTCGATAATGATGCATTTGCCGAGATGTGCGCAGATGGAGTAGTTGATGCAATCGACAGGGCTTGCCTCCTTTGGATTTAGCTAAGCACAAATATATTGCTACCCATTAGCGGTCTCGTAGGTAGTCTAACGCAAAGTCATGTAAGAATTTTGATAACATGGGAGATAAGCGAGGTGAGAGAAAGAGGTGTAATTGTTTTGCTAAACAACCATCTATTAAGCTAAGGTTTATGTTACACGAGTTATGATTGCCATGCAACTCATAATGTTCCATTTATTCTGTGTACAAATTAAGAAATTGTGAGTTCCTAGGAGATCGCTTAAAAGAACAACTCACTATATAAGTTGTCTATTATGGTAGCTCATGATTACGTGGAACTAAAAGGTGGTGACAGACTCTAGCGTATGGCTCCCAGACATGAAAAGCATTGTGATGAATCAAACGATACTATAGTGAAAAACAATCTATAGAACCATAATAGAAAAGCAAGATCATCTCGAATTGTAGCTAGATAAAGATTTAAAAAGTGTTTTTTATTGCTAATAGAGCTAACCAGGTTGAGATTGAAGACTACTTGATTTAGTCTCAACTAAAATTGCAGTCACAAGATATAATAGGAAAATAGttagagacaaaaaaaaaaaaaaaaaagataacaaCAACTCTAAGTCAGAGTTGGCTCACGTTCCCAAGAAAGCTGGTGAAACTGAAAATACTAGCTTCTTACAGCTTCATCTCAGTTTTATTGAGAAGTTGTTTTACTAAATGTTTATTGAAAACAGTTTAAGCTCCATCGATGAAATTGCTCATGGAATTGAAGCTAAAAAAACTGCTTTCAACAGTGACAGAGAGTTGTACCAAACGGATCTGGAGGCGCATCGGGATAAAACAATTATCAAATAAATAAATGAAACTATTTATAAAAAAGATACCCGAGTCCGAATTTATAATAAGCAAACTAGACCTGCGCTATAATAAAATAATGAAACTATTTGCTGGACCCGAAACTTGTAACAAACGATATTTAAGTGCGCAACTCATGCAAAGAGCCAAAATAAAAACACATAAAACAACTTTATTATTCCACCAATCCACCCTCATTTGAACcaacacaaaaaaaaaatcgaGAAAAGCAGGAAAAAACTCCATGAACTTAAACTCAATAATTAATATACTTTAATCAACGACCATATACTACCAATAATCGCAATTCAGTCACTTATATGTAGAACCCGTTTTTATTAGTTGATCCATCCTTTGATTCAATTTTTCAACATAAAAAATGCTAGTAAATGATGATCAAGCGAGGTATTGGAGGAGATGGTTGTAGCCACCGTATTGATCCTCTGCAACTGCCACTGCGACGCCCGGCGCCGCCTGCCCGTCGATGATGCCATCGAGCTTCACGTCCACGCCGTCGAGCTTGACGTCGACGATGCCGCCGCCGCTCATCCCCATCCCCACCGGCGGCGCCGCCGACGACCACACGCCGTACGGCTCCCGCGTCACCTCCAGCAGCGAGTCCCTCACCCTGTCCGCCTGCACCGCCACCTCGCTGTCCCGCCTCTGCCAGCGCcacaaaaaaagagagagaaaatgagCACGTGCTGCTACGAATTGCGTTGCATGCATCAATGGCGCGGCGGTGTCATTGTACGTACGGCCGCGCGGAAGACGTTGAGGACGAGGCTCTCGTGGGAGGTGACGTTGACGTTGGTCACCTCCAGTCCCAttgcggcgatggagtccatgatcTGGACGAAGCGGCCAGGCTTGCGCTCGCACAGCATCTGCAGGAAGTACTCATTGGCATCCACCTGCCGCACCTCCACCTgcggctccatgtcgtggccgttctcctcctccgccgcctgcaCCGCCGCACGGGCCCTCTTGTGGCCgttctcctcctccgccgcctgcaCCGCCGCACGGGCCCTCTTGCTCCCGGCGAGCGGCTGCTGGTGGCTCGTGCGCGGCGAGTCGTCGTTCTCCAGCCCCACCAGGCTCGCCGGCGGCGGGTGGTCCAGGAGCACGTCgggggcgccgccgccggcgccgtccGCTGGGTCCTCTAGCTCGTCCTGCAGCGCCTTCACTTGGTTCTGCAGGCCCACGATGTAGTCGATGGCGTCGCCGAGGATCGACGCGCGGTCCATCTGCAGGAtatatcattcattcatccatcagAGAAGCAAGAAAGCAAAGCGTTCGATGGATGGCAACGACGGACCGACCTTGGAGATGTTGGGGACGAGCGACCTGAGCTTGTAGAGCCGCTCGTTGAGCTTCTTCCTCCGTCTCCGCTCCGCCACGAGGTTCTTGCACTGCTGCCGCTTCCCGCCGCCCTTCCCGCCTCCGCCACGGCCCtgcgcgtcgccgtcgccgtcgccgtccccgtccccgtcgtcCTCGGGGTCCACCTGCATGTCACTGCCCTCGGACCCCGAGTCCGCGCcgcgcggctgcggctgcggctgcgtcTCCTGCTGCACCGTCGCCAAATCGCtcccagcagccgccgccgcgtaCTGCCACCCGGCGTCGTCTACCGCACCACCACCGGCGCCCGGCGCCTGCTGCACCACCGCCTGGAACGGGTCCGCCGCGACGCTGCCGTCGGCGTCGAACAGGCCGAGCGACGGCTGTACCGCGCCGCCGTACATCCCGCGCGACGCGTCCGCGGCGCCGTCCCACGCGAATCCCGGCGGCCACGCGTGCACGCCGGCGCCCTCGCCCCCCTCTCCGGCGCCCGGCACCCCGCACTGCGCCATCACCAGCTCCGCCATCTGCTCCTCCTCCGCCATCTGCGCGCGCACGCCCGCACGCCGCGGCGGCATATACATATAAAGAGGAGAGCGTCAGGTCAGGTGTGTCTTGTCATGTCATGTGTTTGTGTGCGCATGGCATGCAAATGCAAAGGCCGTGGCTGTTGCGTGCGGTTCACCGCCACATCTTCGccggggcggcggcgctggcagCTGGGTCACGCGGAAGCCGTGCGCTCCTGGTTCTGGCAGTTCTCGGGCTAACTACCCGTGGCCCGCCTAACAGAAACCGATCCCCCGCCAAACTGATCCTGAATTTTTCTGATGTGATGGCggcaaacagaaaaaaaaaaaaaagaaaaaccggTGCAGACTCAGCCGTGGCTTTTACGTACGTATCTCGCCGCGAAGAGCTCGACGAGGCCGCCGGCGATCGGCACCAGCAGCCGCGTCCTCGGGTCGCCTCCGGATCCGGGCTCCTGCACCATGTCATGGATACAAGATGATGATCAGAGAGACAGCAGTGgagggaggttgaagatgacaagagcTGATGTGCTTTGCTTACACAGGAGTAACTTGTTTGGAGCTCTGGCACGCGGTTGCTCTGCCAAATCGGCTGGTTGGACACCATGGCCTCGGCGTGCATTCTGACCGATCGATAGAACTGCAGGGATTAGAATTCGACCTGGCACGGCAGGCAATCGATGCCTCCCGAGTGACAGTGGAACTGATGGAGATTGTAATTGTATTACCCTGCAGATGAGGAGTCGAGCTGGATTGATGGAGGCAGGTCACCCAGTGCTGAAAGCTGTGCCTCGAACTCACTGCTGCAGAAGAACCCAGTCATCTCCAAGAACCTGCAAGGCGTTTGTGCCAGAGCGAGACATGTCATCAAACACATTCGCATGATTCTTATTTCTAAGCTCCAAAAGAAAAgtaaaaaagaagagaagaagcaaGGCAGATCAGTGATGCTAGCTAGCTACTCTTACCTCTGATCAGGAGACAGCCTCCAGTAGATGCAGTAGTCCCAGGCGTCGACGCTGACAAGAGGCCTCAACGCGGCCTCCACGCTGGTCCCGGCTCCATCGCCGGCGGCAGCCACGCACGGGTGACCTCCCCCTCCCATGGCGCTGGCCGACCGGTGAGCACCCGCGATCGCCTCACCCTAGGAGCCACTGGAGGACTGTGGCTGCTGCAGCCTGCATATCGAAGCAAGAAGAAGCAGCCATGAAAATGAAAGCGTCAGCAGAGTGCATGCGCGAGGGAGGGTCGCTAGCTTCCGTGCTGTGTGTCAGGAATCAGGATGGGATTGGTTGATGTCATGGGTGTGGTGTGGAAAAAAAAAGGCTGCAAGAAAAGAACTTGAGGCAGGCTATGGATAATTCACGGCACGCAAGGGTACAATCTGACCTGTTCATGTGCTGCTCTCTCGGCGTCATGTATCACTCAATGTTACTCTACATCTATATATGATCACAGGCAAAATCATGCTTCGAAACTgtaaataaaaactagcatgatGGTCATCTGACCTCCCAGTTCTGAACTTTCTGAACTGAAGGAGTCTACAAGTAACTGTAACCTTTGTGCACAAGCATTTCTGAACATTCTGACGATGATGATACCAAGAGTCATTCCTAGGTATAATCTGTGAGAATAAGCAGAGGGAAACATAAAGCTACCTTTCTGGGTTCCTGGTGACCTCGCTCTGAACTCTGAAAGCGGTGACGAAACGCCGCGGGGTAATGATTCAGCAGATGGGGGAGAAGTGAATCAGCTGAAAGCTATTGCTAACTGAAGAATCCTTTCTATTGCAGGACCAGTCCAGGACTGTTGCATTGCATCATGTGTGGCAGTGCTAGTACTATTATATATGCATGTATTACCAGGCCACAGGCGTTTCTTGTCTGAATAACCCCTCAGGCTCTTCCATCCATAAAAACAGATTTGTTCAGTGGAATCTTGGGGTTAGCAGAAAGCAAAACATGTTTTACTGATTAATACACATGTACTGTTGTGAAGGTGGTTGTGAGTAGGTCAGTCGCAAGAAAGGCGTGACCCTGTTTTTTTCTTCTCAATTTGCTTTTCCTAAACCTGTGGATCTTGGCTATATAGAAATTTCCACATTCTGGTGTCGATGACAGATAAGTTCCATGTCAGGACTCCATGCATCATAATTCATATCGTAATAAGGATTGCAACCATGCATGCACTTATGACGTAATAATTTGGTAAGTAAGACCAAAGTCAAACTATGTAATTTGGCTATAGAAATTTGCACATTCTGAATGAACTTTAAGTACTGCAAGCCTGAATCAACTGAACGAACGGGAAGTTCCTCTATGTCATAGACCATACAATTTTGCCAATTAGCTAGGTCGATGCGACATCATCACATgccttaccccccccccccccccccccccccccaaaaaaaaaagactGATCACTTGCCTTCAATATGTTCCAAACTGTTAGGATTTTAAATATTTGTATCTATTTATTTTTCACAATATACGGTATTGATTAATTTGACATTTTTACTGCAAATGGCATTTTAATAAAATGGCGAATCCTCTCAGGCATATTTCCTAGCATCATATCAAACAAAAAATGCAGCCACAGAAAAAGTTTAACATTTTTGCACGTCTCCAGCAGAAAGTAGAAACATACAAACGGTTTTCCATGTTACATAGAAAACGTGGCTTATTTCTAGCTTTAAATTAATGGGAGGCTTGCACCAACGTCCGGACGTCCAGCCCCAGCAGCACGTCCGGACGCAGCTGCCCACCCATACGATACGATCCACAGGAGCCCACCTGATACGAGCGCCTCGCCCTAGCCTTCTCACAGCGCACGGCTCGTCTTCTCACAGCGTACACATCCACAAGCGCGGTGCGTGCCGGCCCCTAGCCGCCCCGTCCGCAGCCCCGGCGcgccgcgcgccccatctcctGGCCCCATAGCGCGCCCCTTCCGCAGCCTCCCCGGCTCGTCGCGCCCCATCCCCTGGCGCCCAGGTCGTGCCCCCATGACTCTCTGAAACGTATCTCTGAAACCTGAAACACTTGcgatatgaaacacttgaatgcaacatacgtatgaaggaGATTGGAACATACACATGCAacttatgtgtgaaacatatgcaacattcagattagATACTTGTAACTtgtaacttgcaacatgaaaacacttattactgtaacataagactgaaacagctgaaacatttgaaacatactgttcaacatatgtgtgaaacatatgcaacattcatatCAGAACGtttacaacatacgtctagaacagatgaaacattttgaacaaacgcttgcaacatgcctctgaaacacttgcaacatatgcaacacataCAAACAtctccgatctacttttgtaacatccatatgaaacaatgtagcaacatacctctgaaacgttTGAAACACTTAAAGCTGCTTCAATAAAATAAAGCTACGAAGAAACATGATTTTGCAACATAGGAGAGGGGAGGCTTGGGCCAGTTGATTCCAGCTGTCGGGGTGGGAGCCGGCGGCGAGTGGCAGCACCCGACCACCACCAGCATCTGGCCGCACTCATGGGTGCCCTAGGCTCGGCCGAGACAACTCGAGGCGCCTCGACACGTGCGCCCAACAGCCATCAGTAGGGGCGGCAGCGGCAAGGCATCTTGGTGGCGTTGGTGGTTGGGGAAGAGGGCGGGGAGGCGCTCTACTATCAGCGGGATAGGGAGGGAAGAGGCAACGCGTGGGATGGGGCGCGGCGGCGGATGTCCGCGGTGGGCGGGCTGCGCGACGCGGGGGTCGAATCCGCTCGGACCGGGCACGCGACGAGCAAGGCGAGCGACGGGAGGAAGCAACTGTCACAGGGgagtgaaagggtcgagatggcggactagaggggggtgaatagtcttttctaaaattaaacgcgtcggctaaccgatataaatgcggaattaaaacaatcgatctagccaagactacacccctctatatatgttcactagcacctagcAAAGATACttattatgcaactaaggtgccgggctagctagagctctcctaaacaattctaggagcaaggttacacaaacctatgccactagaactttaagcaacaagggagctcctacacatgctagtaagcaaaagcacaaagccaactaagctcactagcaacgctcaataacaagacaaccaatgccgaattagagagctcaattacttagctacacaaactaagcaatatgactaacaaggttacacaaaccaaattagccacgcaagggagctacttctatgctacacaagcaagaagataattagcaagctacacaaactaactaattactaaagcaacaacacaagctcaatgtatatgaaagtaattgcaagcttgtgtaacggggatgcaaaccaacgggaagaacaaaggttGACACGATtattttttctcccgaggttcacgtgtttgccaacacgctagtccccgttgtgtcgaccgctcacttggtggttcggcggctaattagcatcactcgctaagcccgcacgtggagcgagcacaagtgcccctcataagcacttctccggagcgccgcacaagcttcttgcgggcttcaacggagaccaccaccaagccgtctgggaggtggcaacctccaagagtaacaagcaccaccggcttgcaactcgatcacctagtgtcactcgatgcaacctcacgatgcaatcgcactagaatcgctcactcacacaatcggatgatcactatcaagtatgtgtgagatggatggctcctaagcactctcaagcatggacacaaagtcccccaaggtgctcagcaccagccatggccgaaggtcacgtctatttatagccccaagggctaaactagccgttaccccttcactgggcaaaaatcaggccgaccggacgctctggtcgtgttgatcggacgctggaccgtagcgtccggtcgcccacagacggccacgtgtcccgattccaacggtcacttgacctgaccggacgcagcagcttcaactaaccggacgctggaccccagcgtccggtcgtttccagtaaggtacccgaggcgtatttcttcgaccggacgcgtccggtcgcacgtgatcggacgcagcctagcgtccggtcacactccagcttctgcgtcaccgtacgtcagcctgaccggatgcaccctgccagcgtccggtgcttctagacccagcgtccggtcagttgaccgacgccagcgtcttcgcgatcaacacgttttcacttctaactttttcacccttgctccaatgtgccaaccacaagaatttgcatccggcgcaatagaaaataggcattccattttcccgaaagcgccgaatctcaaccctgcaaacaccacctcctttgtaaatgtgccaacatcaccaagtgtacaccaccatgtgtatgtgtgttagcttttcacaatcatttcccaaaggatgttagccactcaacttgccacgtcactcgatcctagcgacgatgcaaagttagatcactcgagtggcactagatgaccgatatgcaaacaagtttgctcctcttgatagtacggccatctatcctaaacccggtcataaacttctctacacacctatgaccggtgaaatgaaatgccctaggttatacctttgccttgcgcattttcattccatc encodes:
- the LOC136470950 gene encoding transcription factor TDR encodes the protein MGGGGHPCVAAAGDGAGTSVEAALRPLVSVDAWDYCIYWRLSPDQRFLEMTGFFCSSEFEAQLSALGDLPPSIQLDSSSAGMHAEAMVSNQPIWQSNRVPELQTSYSCEPGSGGDPRTRLLVPIAGGLVELFAARYMAEEEQMAELVMAQCGVPGAGEGGEGAGVHAWPPGFAWDGAADASRGMYGGAVQPSLGLFDADGSVAADPFQAVVQQAPGAGGGAVDDAGWQYAAAAAGSDLATVQQETQPQPQPRGADSGSEGSDMQVDPEDDGDGDGDGDGDAQGRGGGGKGGGKRQQCKNLVAERRRRKKLNERLYKLRSLVPNISKMDRASILGDAIDYIVGLQNQVKALQDELEDPADGAGGGAPDVLLDHPPPASLVGLENDDSPRTSHQQPLAGSKRARAAVQAAEEENGHKRARAAVQAAEEENGHDMEPQVEVRQVDANEYFLQMLCERKPGRFVQIMDSIAAMGLEVTNVNVTSHESLVLNVFRAARRDSEVAVQADRVRDSLLEVTREPYGVWSSAAPPVGMGMSGGGIVDVKLDGVDVKLDGIIDGQAAPGVAVAVAEDQYGGYNHLLQYLA